The nucleotide sequence AGACAAAACATCGACGGCGTCCGGGCCGCTCGCTTCCAGTTCCAGGTCGGTCCCCTGCTCGGCCGCGAGCGCCAACAGCTCCAGCAGGCTTTTGGCATCGGCGCGGGTGGATCCCCGGGTGATGATCATGGAGCTTTGGTGTTGCTGTACGGCGAGCGCGATCAACTGGCAGGGGCGAAAATGCAATCCCTGCTCGTTGACAACAGTCACTTTTCGGCGATGTACGGTAGGCTCAGACATGATGAAGAGTCATCACGTGGATGTTTATGGTGCAAATACACAGTTGAGATGCGGCGAAATTTAGCGAAATCGGGCCCTTCTCGGCCGTGATCATGACAGATGTTATGAAAAATCGCCAATGTCGCCGCAAGATGAGGCGGTCTGCTCGGGACGAGACGACCGCCGTCAGCGGCTAGATCTCGTTGTTGTCCGCTTCCATGAGCAGTTCCCAAATGTCTTCGCTGGTCTTGGACTGGCGAAGGAATTTGCAGAAGTGGTCGTTGCGAAGGTGACGTGAGATGTTTTCGAGCCCACGCAGGTGGTCGCCGGGGCGATCAGGGGGTGAGACCAGCAGGAACACGATGTAGACGGGTTCGCCATCGAGGCTGGCAAAGTCCACGCCGTCTTTGGCCAGAGCGACCGCCGCGATCAGCTTGTCGGTCGAACCATGCTTGGTGTGCGGGACGGCCACGCCGCGGCCGATGCCGGTGGAGCCGAGCTCTTCACGCTTCAAAATTGCGGCGACGATGTTCTCTTCGTCTTCAGCCTTGATGCTGCCCGCTTTCTGCAGGCTCGACACCATTGCCCGAATGGCGGTCTCTTTCGTCCCTGCTGGAAGCTCCGGAACGATAGCGCCCGGAACAACGAAGTCACACAACTTCATGAAATTTCCCCTTTCGGCTGATCGCCGATCTGTCTCGGTGTTCGATTTCTGCTGCGACCGCGATCGAGGCATTCTACGAACGCAGTTATCTGCTTCCGGTCCTGGAAACAATCACCATCCTGGAGTCACAGGCATTGCCGCGGCTATTCATCGCCTTCAGAATTGCGCTTTTCCGCAGCTTCCGCGATTTCATTCAACGCCGGATCACGGCGATGGTCTTGAATCTTCTCTTTGTACTTACGGACTTGCTGTTCCATCTTATGCAATGCCGCGTCGAAAACCGCAATGACATTCTCGCCTGTTTCGCCCAGATGACTCGCCACGAGGTCATGGCGGTGTTCGGCGTCAACAAGGATTTCAGCGTTCACGCGATCGTTATTGAAATCGATTGTGACGTTAATAGCCGTCACGCGATCGAAGAACGTCAGCAGTTTTTCTGCTTTCCGCGCAATATGTTCGTGTGCGCTGGGACTGAGAGACCCGTGTCTGCTGGTAATGGCGACTTGCACCGAAACCTACTCTTTCTTAAAAAACTCACTCAGCGGTAGTACGTCGCGTAAAGTGACCCAGGGGAGGAGCTTCCCTCGGCACCGATCGGCGATTGTATTCAGCAGGAATGCTGCGTCAATCACCGGAGTCGTACGCGTTCTGATTGGTGCTGCCCAATCACGTGTTCACCGCCAGGTTCGATCCTCTGCGACCTGTCTGGCTTGTTCAATCGTGACAACGAGCCAAAGTGTAGCACCCCAGCGCCCGAAGGAAAACTGCACAGTTTGCCATCTGACATTTGTCAGTCATCCCTGCGGGAAGGCGTCCCTGCTCTGAACTGAGCATTAATCCTCATCAGCCGCAGAATACGCACGACGGCGCGTGTTCTCACCTGCTCTCGGCAAAGTGAACCTGTTACTCACCCAAATCGCCTCGGCGAGTGAAACTCAACGCCATCCCGAAAGTTCGTGAGCGGTGCGGCGACCCGTCATCGTCTGCACAATGAGGATGTTTCTGGCGGATCTCACTGAAAATCGATCTTGAGGGATGCTGCCCGTCGATCGCGCGAAGCAGGGAGGTCGTCCGTACGAGGTAACGGAATGGAGGCGACTGGTGGATCTTGCGTCACTGTCAAAGAGGCCGCGGTGGGCTGGCCCGTTTTTCCTCTCGGGGTCGAGGGTGTGACTGGATCTGACACGAATTGGGTGGAGACGGGCTGCGAAGAGTGCTTTTTTGAGTCGGATGCGTGATTGGTCGCGGAGTTCTGGAACGCGACCTTCACGGAGACTTCGTCGCGAGACGACCGTGAAATTGACTTATAAGACGGCGCTGTGTCTTTGCGTTTCCGCTCTTTCAGCTCCAGTCCGAAGAACGGAACCCGCGAATTACTATCAATCGCGAAGCTCTTTCCACCGACCGTACAACCGCTCACAGGTACGGCGAGAGCCAGCATCATGCAGGCAGTCAGCGCAAAACGATGATTAGCGGCCTTCATGGCACGCCCCTTCGAAGGACAACATCAATTAGAGGAGTGATGACGGGGTAATTATCAGGAAGTCGAATTTGTGCAAAGACGAGTTTCCGTCTGGGGGCCAGCAACTCGCACGATTCCTTCCGTCTGGGCAAGGTGAGGGTGCCGTCGTTCGATGAATCGGGAGATGCTGTGCGGAGAAAAAAACTGTTGAGCAAGTTGAACGAGTTGAGCAAGATCCCTGTTTTGTAGAGTCTGGCGAGGGTTTTGAAGTTGCTCAAAATAAGCAGGTTGAGCAACTTCGAATTGCCCGTTGCCAGATACTTCGAATCTCCCTGAGCTTCCCGCTCCTTCTCGATCCGGGCGCTGCCAGCACGTTTCGATTGCTGGCGGGCCATCTGAAGGAGTCGGATTCAGTGTCGGGGTGCCTTGCCTTCGTCGATTTGCAGGCAGCGACCAGCCCGGGGTTCGGCGGATGTCAGACAAAGGAAAGCTTTACCCTGCCGTTCTGAAAAGCTGCTGCGATCGGGTTCTTCCGTTCCATGAATTGAAAATATCACAACTAGCGACAAGTGTCAATATCGCAATTCGGACTGCGGCGACGTACCGGCCGATCTGTCCGGGCAGGCCGACAAGGCCGATAAACGGACCGAATGACAAGCACAAACGTCCCCTGTCACTTGACGATCAGTAGCGTGGCCGTGCGCAAATGGCGTGCGGAACAGTGTTGGCGGTGCTCCGGAATGCAGTCGCCGCAACGCACTGGAATTCATGCCGAGTTTGCTTGGCCGGGTGCTGACAGACTGAATTGAATCTTGTGGATGTTCTACGGCGCCGTAGGAGAAACCTCTTGCGGCTGACGCCGCCACGGTAGCCGCAGGGACGCGTCAACCGTGGCTATCCCTGCGATTGCTGAGTGGGTGTTGATCTGTTTTGTGGAACTTGAGTTTCCTCTTAGGCCAGCAGTTTGATTGTTCTCGTGATCGGGATGCTCAGCGCTGGGACGAGCGAGTCGTCGCTGGCGATCATCGTAAGAACGCGATCGTTCGTGCTGACGTTGGAACCTGTGGAACTGAAGGTGACGGTTCTCAGGGCTTTACGGTAGTCCCCGACGTAGGCTGTACCAGAGAGTGTGAGCGTCCCCGTGGCGGCATCGAACGAACCGGTGATGCCGAACTGGCTGGTGAAGGAGAGGAGATCCTTTCCGTTGGCATCGTTCTGGTAGCCGGATGTGATCTGGACAGTCAGCTTCGTCAGGTTGTGACTGTCGGGATCGCTGGCCAGGACGGTGTCGGAAATCGTTTTGGGCGGATCATTGGGTTTGTAGGTCAACGGCGCGGATTCAACTCCGCCAAGCCAGGGTCGGTGATTGACTGCCGCGATGGTGCGTGTGACCGGTGTGCTACTGGCTGGCGTGGGGGATTTGTTGTCGGTCGCGATGATCGTGATGACCCGATCGGCCGTGGTGACGTTGGCTCCGGTGGAACTATAGGTGACCGACCGCAGTGCGGTTCGATAGCTGGCGGCATCGGCTTCACCGGTGAGTGTCAGCGTTCCGGTGGCAGGATTGAACGAACCCGTGATCCCCAGTTGATTGGTAAAGGAGAGGAGATCCTGTCCGTCGGCGTTGTTCTGGTACCCGGAAGTGATCTGGAGGGTGACCTTGGAGAGCTTGGCGCTGTCGGAGTCGGTGACGTTGATCGTACTGGAAATCACGGTGGCGGGCGCATTCGCGGAGTACACCAGATTTGCTGTTTCCAGTCCCGAGATGACCGGCGGGAAGTTGAAAACGACTGTCCGGTTAATCGGCAGGCTGAGTGCGGGATTGGGTGAACCATCATCGGTGGCGATGATGGTCAGAACACGGTTTGCCGAACTGACGTTGGACCCTGTGGAACTGAAGGTGACAGTTCTCAGCGCTTTGCGGTAGTCCCCGACATACGCGGTTCCGGAGAGGGTGAGTGTCCCCGTGGCGGCGTCGAACAAACCGGTGATGCCGAACTGGCTGGTGAAGGAGAGGAGATCCTTTCCGTTGGCATCGTTCTGGTAGCCGGAGGTGATCTGGACAGTCAGCTTCGTCAGGTTGTGACTGTCGGGATCGCTGGCCAGGACGGTGTCGGAAATGGTTTTGGGCGGATCATTCGGCTTGTAAGTTAGAGGCGCCGATTCGATTCCGCCGAGCCAGGGTCGGTGGTTGGCTGCCGTGATGGTTCGCGTGACCGGTGCGCTACTGGCTGGTGTGGGGGCTTTATCGTCGGTGGCGATGATCGTGAGGACCCGATTGGCCGTGGTGACGTTGGCTCCGGTGGAGCTGTAGGTGACCGACCGTAGTGCATCCCGATAGCTGGCCGCAGTGGCACTGCCGGACAGTGTCAGCGTTCCGGTGGCAGGGTTAAACGAACCTGTGATTCCCAACTTGTCGGTGAACGAGAGCAGATCCTGTCCGTCGGCGTTGTTCTGGTACCCGGAGGTGATCTGGACAGTGACTTTCGAGAGGAGTGTGCTGTCGGCATCACTGAGGTCGATGGTGCTCGAGATCACTGTCGCGGGCGTGTTAGCAGCGTAGGTGAGGTTTGCCGATTCCAGTCCCGTGATGACCGGTGCAAAGTTGAATACGACGGTTCGCTTAATGGGCTGGCTGAGGGCGGGATTGGGTGAACCGTCATCGGTGGCGATGATGGTCAGAACACGGTTTGCCGAACTGACGTTCGAACCCGTGGAACTGAAGGTGACAGTCCGGAGTGCTTTGCGATAGTCCCCGACGTAGGCTGTTCCTGAAAGTGTGAGCGTCCCCGTGGCGGCATCGAACGAACCGGTGATGCCGAACTGATTGGTAAAGGAAAGGACATCCTTTCCGTTCGCATCGTTCTGGTAGCCGGATGTAATCTGGACGGTCAGCTTCGTCAGGTTTTGGCTGTTGGGGTCACTTGCCAGAACGGTCTCCGAAATGACTTTCGGTGGATCATTCGGTTTATAGGAGAGTGGAGTCGACTCGATTCCACCCAGCCAGGGGGATGGATTGACGCCTGGAATTGCGAGGACGGTCATCTTCATCAGATGCTCTGTCAGACCAAGATTTCCACCCCCGTTTTCGGTGGAACCATCATCCTGGACCTTGAAGGCGAATTGGGAATAGCTTGCTCCAACGGCATTCAGCGCCGGGGTAAAGACGAGCTTGCCCGCGCTGATGTCAGCGACAGAGACGAACTGATTCTGAGAAACGGCGATACCGTTATAGGTTAATGTTCCCGCCGTCGGCAGAGAGGTGATCTGGACCGCTGAGAAGTTGTGAGACGGGTTGTCATTCGGATCTGAGAACCCAAAATCCGCTACAGCAAATGGGTACGAGGTGTTCTTGTTGATCGCGATCGTGTTGGCAGCCCCCGTGGGTGGCTGGGAGACCTGGAGGGAGGTGACTTGAAAGTCCGTGGTGCTGTAGCCCGTCCCGGCATCACTGCGAACGGCGATCTTTCCGGCGGACGCTCCCTGTGGCAGGGTGACTTTCACGGTGTTTGCGTCGACCACGATAATGCTGCTGGCCGCTGCGGGGATACCGTTAAAGGTGATCGATTCGACCACGGGTACAAAATTGGTGCTCCCCACCAGAGTGTAACCGAATTGGGCTCCGGTGATGGTGATCTGTGTTCCCGGTGCACCGCTGGTCTGCGAAACCTGAGTGATCACAGGAAGCAGCGTATTGAAGCCGGTCAGTGTGAACGTGGTATTGGGTGGCCCGTCCGTTGCGGGGACTGTGCCGGCGGGGCGGCTCACGAAGACCGCGCCATAGCCCTCCGGGTACGAGGGATCGCTCACACTGTTCTGGTAGGCCACGACGCGCGTTCCTGCGGGGAGGCTGTTGTCACTGGCGGTGACGAGCGCACCGGTGGTGTTCTGGTCTGCGGCGACCAGCAGTGGAATGAGACTCGTGGGGAGTTTAATGACCGTGACGGGGGTGCGATCCGTGTTGCCCGGAATCAGGAATCCCTCTTCGCGCATCTTGGCGAAGGCCACGGAGGTGTTATCGATCTGTCCCTCACCTACGAGTGTCCCGTAGGGAGCTCCTGACGTGTAGTAATTCAGGTTGTTTAGCTTTTGTGTCGTTCCCGGCGCGGTTGCGGCAGTGCTTCCGTAGGCAATCTGCAGGTTCGATCCCAGGCTGCCGACGTCTGCGGTGTCGTCGTCGACTGAGAAGCCATAGCCATTCATCCCCAGCACACGGTGGACGAAGAAGACATACGGATTGAGGTTAAAGACGTTGGATGTGGTCTGTGTCTCGTTGACCAGAGCGCCCAGCAGAACTTTGGATGGATCTGGATACCACTGCGATGTGGAGCGTGGGTCCTGGATGGTGCCGAACTCCGGGAATTGCTGAAAATCCGAGACGCCGCGCATGATGGATTTGAGCGCGTCTCGTAACTGATCCTGACGCAGGACGGGGACCAGTGAATTACCCGCGAATGAACCGATGTTGCAGCCAATGCAATAGCTGAGCAACTGAGCTGAGAGGCTCAACTTGGCACCCGAAGGAGGGATCTTGCTGAATCCCGACATCACATCGTAGACCGTCTGGGCGAACTCGAGGGGGTTTTCTCCGTAGGGGGCGGTGAACGAATTATCGAATGTCAACTTGTTTGCGGGGTCACCGAATGCGGGTGCGTCACTGGATCGGACGATCGGCAACGGTGCGCTGAACGTATAGGTGCCGGTCGCGGAGGTCAGGACGGCGTTACTGAGTTGGACAGACGTCGCTGACAGAATTTTGGTGATGGTGGTGTTGGAAATCGTCAGATTGGCTGTCGCGCCCGATCCTTGTCCTCCCGTGAAGCTGACAATGCCAGCGGGAATCTGGGAATAGGATCCGCTCTGAATGACCTGGATCGCTGTCAGCGCCCCCGCGCTATTGACGCCAAGGACCTTAATCTGCGCCGCGCCGAAGGGGGCGATGGTCGCGCCGCCGGAAACCGTCAGGATGTCGCCGACCTGATAGCCTGTTCCGCCATGGTGGACCTGTGCGTCGCTCACGCGATTCAGGGCAATGTTCGGCCCCGAGACCACGCTGCCGACTCGCAGCTGGCTGGTATCACTGAGGTCGGAAAGGATCAGTGCTTTTTCGTCCAGCAGCGAGTTGGTCCCGGTCGTCTTGCCAGACAGGGAGACGGTCGTGGCATCAACATTCTGCACATAGTAATCGGCCCAGGCGTACCACAGGTTGATCAACTTTTGGGCGACGTAGGAGGCGGGGCTTCCGGCGAAGACGTACGGCGAGCCCGACGATCCTGTGCCTGCGGCGGGAACGAACGGATTCTGGTTCACATCGACAAGCGTGACTTCATTGAGGCCGTTGATCGACTGGATGACGGCATACCCGGTAATGCCTGGACCGGTGACCAGCATTCCGGGGCTGAGGAACTGGACCGCTTCGGGATCCAGCCCGGTGATTCGTGGTTGGGTACCGTCGGTGGCTCCGGTGCTAGAATTCCATCGCGACCCGAGGAACGTCAGTGCGAAGGTCCCCCCGCTGTTACCGGAGTTATCGAAGTAGGCTGGGGTACTGAGTGTCACCGAGTTATTCGCGAGATTAATACTTTCAATGTAGGTTCCTGCACTGAAGTAATTTCCCTGTGCTCCGGGGCCGCTGCCCGAGTCCAGGATGATCATTCCTTTCGCGAGTTGCTGCACGACCGAAGGATCGAGTCCTGTGACCACGTTACTGCCGACGGTGACGACTCCATTGCCGTTGATGTTTCCTGTCGCGACGCGGTTAATGGTGCCGCCACTGACGAGTTTGAAGTGCTGGAACTGTGCTGTGTTGTAGGTGGATTCGCTGTCAGCGAGCGCGGAGTCTGCGAAGACGTTAAATCCGCCGGGCAGCAGGCTGAAATCAGAAAGGCTGCCGGGGAAGACGTATTGGTCGTATCCCTTACCGCCAAAGTAATCCCCGAGCAGGCTGTTGGGTGTCCCCGGGATCGTTTGCGTGAACTGGGCAATCAACTGCTGCATCTGCGGGACACTTAAGTCCGCGCCAATCCCGGCGTAAGGTTTGGGGCCGAGTTCCGGATTTGTCTTGGGGAACCCGTCGGTCGTTTCCATCATGGCGGGCAGGCCAAGCTGATCCACGTACGACACGTCATAATTCAGAATCGGATTCACCAACTCGGACTGGGGCATGTTGGGAGCCCAGTTGACCTGCATCTCGTCACGAATCGTGAACTCGGTCAACTGGCCAGGGGTGTCATTCGCGAATCCCTTGGGGCCACCGATCAGCACGTTTGAGTCGTGATACCAGAGCACGCGTCCGTTGGAATTGGCAATGCCTGTCGCAGGGTCAGGAAAGGTGGCACTGTAGGCGGCACCCGGTGCGGGTATATAAGCTTTGGCCGAGAAATTATATTGCCAGGGGTCGGCAGATTGGATGGGGTTGCCGGGGTCGGACGCAGACTCCAGCGGATCCGAACCATTGGTGGCCATGAAAATTCGGGCGCCATCCCAGAACACGAGCGGGAGCTGGATCGTTACCTGACTGTAAGGCTGAAGTCCCGCAATGACTTCGTTGGGGTTATTGGGATTAACCTCGCCAATGTAACCTCGGAAGCCCTGATTGAAGGGGTCGAGCGGATCGTACTGCGAGGTGGGTTTCGTATACGATCCTGCGGTACTGATTGTCGCTGTCGCCGCCGCATTTCTCCCTTTGTTGCCATTGGCACTATCATCAAAGGTAATCGTTGGTGCTGATGTATAGCCCGAACCGATGGGCAGATTTCCCAGTCCCAGCGTCAGCGCGTAGACTTGCCCTTCGGCGTTGACGGAGGCCCGAGCGAACGCACCCGAACCGCTGCCCCCCTCGAATTTAACAAGGGGCGGATTCGCCGGGTCATATCCACTGCCTCCGTTGGTCAGTTCAATCCGGACGACCTGACCTGCCGTGTTATCCATCGTCGAATTCGCGCCGATAAAAATCGGATAGACGACATCCGGACTGTTGTTCATGATCGTCACGTACTTCACCGGAATGTCTGCCGGGATCTCTGGCGCGAGGGTATAGAGTACCTCATGCAGGTTGTTGGCGGTGTTCGTAAGTACGGGAGTGAAAGACAGCAGAATTCTGTCTTCCAGCAGCATGATGTGGCAGGCGAATGCCAGCTTCTGTCGGCCTCTGCGGGTTTTGCTGCGAACGGTGTGACGAGGACGGAACGCAGCTAACCACTTGGAAATCAGCATCGGAGGCACTCTTGCTGGGGAAGGATGTTCGATCGCGGTCATGCTGGCAGTCGTTGCCGAGATCATCTGATCGAGTCGCTGTATGGATCAGATGACTGCGCAGTTCTGAGAAGCAGGGTAAGATTTCATCTTTGTCGACACGTTGACGTGTGTCAATCAAAAAGAGAAGAGTGTCAACCGTGGAACGAGGCGGGTGACACACCTGATGCGTACGGTGGGCGGGCGGGAGCCTGACACGTGTCTCGCAGTCACGTCCGCTTGTCATCCTGGTGGACGCGGGCGCCAGGAGCATGGTCTGTCGGGTTAGTGAAGGGGATTGCCGACGTGTATCCAGCAGGTCGTGCTCTGGACCCGAGTGACACGATTGAATGTCGTCTCATCTCGCGGATGGCTCATGGGAGTGCGACGATCCTCCTGCGAGCGTCTGCAAGCGATCGTCGGTTGTCTCAGGGTGCTCCTTTGTTGCAACGGAGAAGGAGGCTCATCACGCGGGTCGTGGCGAGCCTCCTTTAAGGAGATGATCGTTGGCGTTGCGGGTTACGACAATTTTCGTCGTCGGTATCCGGCGACGGCCATACCCAGTGTCCCAAGGCCGAGTAGCGCAAGAGACGATGGTTCGGGAACAGGTTCCGGGATTCCGACAGGCGCTGTCGTCACGGAGAAGCTGAAGTAAGAGTCTTCCGGGTCTCTGGCAACACCAGACCCTTCCACCCCAGTTCTCCCTGTCATCCGGTAGGTTCGACCGGCGCGCAGTAGAACAGGGTCGACACTCAGCCAGACACGATCATCGGAGAGCGATACGGTCAATGGCCCTTCCTCGTAGGAAGGAGAGTATTGTGTCGTGGAGAGGTATTTATTGTTGTCAACGTCGTATAACCACGCCAGGTAGTAGCCACCCAGATCAAAGTTGGATTCAATCCTCAGATAGGAATCAACATCAACTGTGAAATAGACCTCGTATACCCCCCGCGAGTAAGAGTAGTCACTCGCGACCATACTTCCATTGAAGATGCCCGTAAAGCGGTCGGCTGATTGATTCAACTGGGCTTCCGCGAATCCGCCTCCGGGAAGAGTGACGTTGACGAGGGACAGATCAGTCACACTTTTTGCGTCTGAACCGATTCCATCGGCTCCGAGTTGAACAGTGGTCTGTGTCGATGTCGGAATAATGACTGAGGCCAATACCTTCGTTCCTGCACTCATCGAAACAATCGATGCAAGACAAAGCACAGCCTTGACGAGGCCTTTCATGTGTTCTCCCATTTTCGTGAACCGTTTATCCACTTGAACCAGAGCGCTTCAATTGCTGACGATCGAGTTTGACATTGGGAGTATTCGCACTGGCCCGTGTCAGGCTGCCTTCCATTCTCGAACAAGAATCCGTTCGGTGCAGCCTGAAATGAGACACTCCGTCACCTCGGCACGACCCGCATCGTACTGGACTACGGGTGTTCAGTAAATGAATTGAGCGGGGGAGAGCGTCTATGAGAGATCCTGTCTGTTGCACCGATGGTCGAATCGAATGCGGTGCCGTGATGAGCGAAGTCCACGTGGGTACGGAATGGCAGGCGGGAGTGCCCAGAGAACACAGTGATGGGATGCCAAGAAAAACTCTCTCCAGTTCGTTGCGTACGAATTGGGACGGGCTGTTGCGAAGGGCTTAATCGGGGACGTAAACGACTTCCCCGCTTTTCAGGCGATAGGCTGTTCCAAGTCGTTGTCCTTCGCCCTTGAGCTTTTCGTGGCTCACACGGAACTGATCGAGGCGGGTTTGTTGTTCAGAGGGAGTCACCTCCGTCGTGGCGGGCTCTGGCGCTGCTGCGGATCTGACGTCCGGGGTACGTGATGCGCTGACCAGGGCCAGCAGCAGCGCGATCGAGAAGACCATCCAGAGGTCGAACAGGTTGACCAGCCCCGCAAGCGGATCATCCTCGGACGCGGCCTCCCAGCGTCGTACCTTACGTCGCATGGCAGGTGTCCTGCACAGAGACGGTCGCGGAATCGCTCACGGAATCGGACTTCAGGAGCGTCGCGACGAACTCGAGATCGCTGAGATCCTGTTCGTACCAGCTTTTGCGGACCACGCTGGCTGCGTACGAGAAGCCTCCAATCAGGATTCCAAACACGGTGGTGGTAAAGGCGATCACGAGGTTGCTGGAAAGGGCCTGAATATCGCCCGAGGCGAGACCCGTCAGTGCAGGGCCCAGCGGAATCAATGTTCCGATCAGTCCCAGCATTGGTCCGAGCCGGGTACTGAATCCCAGCCGCGCCAGACGTCGTGTGATATCCAGTTCCAGGTCCTCCAGAGACTTATTTACCAGTACCGATTGCGAGGCATAGTTCAGTCGCTGTGTCGCTCGCTGGTAACGGGAGGGATAGCCGACGAGCATGAGATCATAGAACGATGCCGCAGCAATTCTTCTGGCGCGGAGCTGTGTGAGGAAAGACCTCCAGCTTCGCAGGCCGAACGCGCGATCGAAGAATTCTCGCAGCAGTCCCCCCAGCATCAGCAGATTTCCCGCCAGAAAGGTGACAATCAGAATGAGTGTCGGAGCGAGCAAT is from Schlesneria sp. DSM 10557 and encodes:
- a CDS encoding DUF2149 domain-containing protein, which codes for MRRKVRRWEAASEDDPLAGLVNLFDLWMVFSIALLLALVSASRTPDVRSAAAPEPATTEVTPSEQQTRLDQFRVSHEKLKGEGQRLGTAYRLKSGEVVYVPD
- a CDS encoding PEP-CTERM sorting domain-containing protein; its protein translation is MKGLVKAVLCLASIVSMSAGTKVLASVIIPTSTQTTVQLGADGIGSDAKSVTDLSLVNVTLPGGGFAEAQLNQSADRFTGIFNGSMVASDYSYSRGVYEVYFTVDVDSYLRIESNFDLGGYYLAWLYDVDNNKYLSTTQYSPSYEEGPLTVSLSDDRVWLSVDPVLLRAGRTYRMTGRTGVEGSGVARDPEDSYFSFSVTTAPVGIPEPVPEPSSLALLGLGTLGMAVAGYRRRKLS
- a CDS encoding beta strand repeat-containing protein — translated: MLISKWLAAFRPRHTVRSKTRRGRQKLAFACHIMLLEDRILLSFTPVLTNTANNLHEVLYTLAPEIPADIPVKYVTIMNNSPDVVYPIFIGANSTMDNTAGQVVRIELTNGGSGYDPANPPLVKFEGGSGSGAFARASVNAEGQVYALTLGLGNLPIGSGYTSAPTITFDDSANGNKGRNAAATATISTAGSYTKPTSQYDPLDPFNQGFRGYIGEVNPNNPNEVIAGLQPYSQVTIQLPLVFWDGARIFMATNGSDPLESASDPGNPIQSADPWQYNFSAKAYIPAPGAAYSATFPDPATGIANSNGRVLWYHDSNVLIGGPKGFANDTPGQLTEFTIRDEMQVNWAPNMPQSELVNPILNYDVSYVDQLGLPAMMETTDGFPKTNPELGPKPYAGIGADLSVPQMQQLIAQFTQTIPGTPNSLLGDYFGGKGYDQYVFPGSLSDFSLLPGGFNVFADSALADSESTYNTAQFQHFKLVSGGTINRVATGNINGNGVVTVGSNVVTGLDPSVVQQLAKGMIILDSGSGPGAQGNYFSAGTYIESINLANNSVTLSTPAYFDNSGNSGGTFALTFLGSRWNSSTGATDGTQPRITGLDPEAVQFLSPGMLVTGPGITGYAVIQSINGLNEVTLVDVNQNPFVPAAGTGSSGSPYVFAGSPASYVAQKLINLWYAWADYYVQNVDATTVSLSGKTTGTNSLLDEKALILSDLSDTSQLRVGSVVSGPNIALNRVSDAQVHHGGTGYQVGDILTVSGGATIAPFGAAQIKVLGVNSAGALTAIQVIQSGSYSQIPAGIVSFTGGQGSGATANLTISNTTITKILSATSVQLSNAVLTSATGTYTFSAPLPIVRSSDAPAFGDPANKLTFDNSFTAPYGENPLEFAQTVYDVMSGFSKIPPSGAKLSLSAQLLSYCIGCNIGSFAGNSLVPVLRQDQLRDALKSIMRGVSDFQQFPEFGTIQDPRSTSQWYPDPSKVLLGALVNETQTTSNVFNLNPYVFFVHRVLGMNGYGFSVDDDTADVGSLGSNLQIAYGSTAATAPGTTQKLNNLNYYTSGAPYGTLVGEGQIDNTSVAFAKMREEGFLIPGNTDRTPVTVIKLPTSLIPLLVAADQNTTGALVTASDNSLPAGTRVVAYQNSVSDPSYPEGYGAVFVSRPAGTVPATDGPPNTTFTLTGFNTLLPVITQVSQTSGAPGTQITITGAQFGYTLVGSTNFVPVVESITFNGIPAAASSIIVVDANTVKVTLPQGASAGKIAVRSDAGTGYSTTDFQVTSLQVSQPPTGAANTIAINKNTSYPFAVADFGFSDPNDNPSHNFSAVQITSLPTAGTLTYNGIAVSQNQFVSVADISAGKLVFTPALNAVGASYSQFAFKVQDDGSTENGGGNLGLTEHLMKMTVLAIPGVNPSPWLGGIESTPLSYKPNDPPKVISETVLASDPNSQNLTKLTVQITSGYQNDANGKDVLSFTNQFGITGSFDAATGTLTLSGTAYVGDYRKALRTVTFSSTGSNVSSANRVLTIIATDDGSPNPALSQPIKRTVVFNFAPVITGLESANLTYAANTPATVISSTIDLSDADSTLLSKVTVQITSGYQNNADGQDLLSFTDKLGITGSFNPATGTLTLSGSATAASYRDALRSVTYSSTGANVTTANRVLTIIATDDKAPTPASSAPVTRTITAANHRPWLGGIESAPLTYKPNDPPKTISDTVLASDPDSHNLTKLTVQITSGYQNDANGKDLLSFTSQFGITGLFDAATGTLTLSGTAYVGDYRKALRTVTFSSTGSNVSSANRVLTIIATDDGSPNPALSLPINRTVVFNFPPVISGLETANLVYSANAPATVISSTINVTDSDSAKLSKVTLQITSGYQNNADGQDLLSFTNQLGITGSFNPATGTLTLTGEADAASYRTALRSVTYSSTGANVTTADRVITIIATDNKSPTPASSTPVTRTIAAVNHRPWLGGVESAPLTYKPNDPPKTISDTVLASDPDSHNLTKLTVQITSGYQNDANGKDLLSFTSQFGITGSFDAATGTLTLSGTAYVGDYRKALRTVTFSSTGSNVSTNDRVLTMIASDDSLVPALSIPITRTIKLLA
- a CDS encoding MotA/TolQ/ExbB proton channel family protein, which codes for MTDRLVEILYILSEGLLAPTLILIVTFLAGNLLMLGGLLREFFDRAFGLRSWRSFLTQLRARRIAAASFYDLMLVGYPSRYQRATQRLNYASQSVLVNKSLEDLELDITRRLARLGFSTRLGPMLGLIGTLIPLGPALTGLASGDIQALSSNLVIAFTTTVFGILIGGFSYAASVVRKSWYEQDLSDLEFVATLLKSDSVSDSATVSVQDTCHAT
- a CDS encoding HPr family phosphocarrier protein, which translates into the protein MSEPTVHRRKVTVVNEQGLHFRPCQLIALAVQQHQSSMIITRGSTRADAKSLLELLALAAEQGTDLELEASGPDAVDVLSEVSELFSRGFQTPNQSH
- the hpf gene encoding ribosome hibernation-promoting factor, HPF/YfiA family encodes the protein MQVAITSRHGSLSPSAHEHIARKAEKLLTFFDRVTAINVTIDFNNDRVNAEILVDAEHRHDLVASHLGETGENVIAVFDAALHKMEQQVRKYKEKIQDHRRDPALNEIAEAAEKRNSEGDE
- a CDS encoding PTS sugar transporter subunit IIA — encoded protein: MKLCDFVVPGAIVPELPAGTKETAIRAMVSSLQKAGSIKAEDEENIVAAILKREELGSTGIGRGVAVPHTKHGSTDKLIAAVALAKDGVDFASLDGEPVYIVFLLVSPPDRPGDHLRGLENISRHLRNDHFCKFLRQSKTSEDIWELLMEADNNEI